DNA from Brassica oleracea var. oleracea cultivar TO1000 unplaced genomic scaffold, BOL UnpScaffold01041, whole genome shotgun sequence:
cTTCCAATCAGAAATATCAAACATAGAATTGTTGCccagaaaaagaaagatttgagAATGTGGAAGCTTATCAATTAAACACATGGTAAGAGAAGTAGAATCTGATTATGATTTAAGGTTGGAGGGAAGAGGAAGTCTCTGAGGAATGGATGTTTGGTTATGCTTTGTGACAAGCCATTTCAACATTAGCACCTTCTCAGAACAACTATAAACTTACAAGAGtggaaatatttattttgaccGAACAACTTCCATAGTGCTTAATGTTTGTGCTAAATACGACTCTAATATGATTATAATTCAAATAAACTATCTGAACTTTATGGAATGTgcataaatctacattgactctaacataAGTTCAACTTAAAcgattttgtttggttaaattaattaatttataacatttcAGTCGTATTAGTGCATATCACTTGTTTGGATTCAGGTTGGAAATGGTTTAGAAGGGAATAATCCTTTCCCCGATTACAAGATGCTGGGATTATGGTGTAGCAaatgaatttgaagaaaaacaaCAATGCCCGAGTTTGTTGGCGGTTAAACAGAAGGAagacaacaacaagaaaaaccAAAGATTGCAAGAATAAAAAGAGAAGTCATAAAATTACTACAACGGAGTTTGAAGTTCAAAATACAAGTACAAACTTAAATATAGCAGACATTTTGATAAATAAGAacttaaattttgataaataaaaacttaaataaacaTCCACCGGGCTACGACAACAGAAGCTAGCTAGTCCCAACCCCTACGGCCGCATCAGATGTTTCTTCGGCCGCACCGGCTTTATGCTTTCTGGGACAAGGTTCTTCAGAGCTTCCCCAGCCTGATCCTCCATCTATTTGCCGTCCTGGACATTCAGAGCTTTCTGGTTTCTTCATGTCCTCAGTTTCCGAGAGAAGTTTGCCATGCGTGTCCAGCTTCTTaggtgtttcttcttcttctgcggCGGCATGGGCTTCAGAGATTTTGCTAGTTTCAAGAGCAAAACTGGCTGCGCCTCTATCCATAAGCAATCCGGGCCATTGAGGGGTTTCGGGTTTGTTGATGTCCAGAGTCGGAGTGACTAAGAGAATATGGTAACGAATGTCATCCAATCTTTGAAGCATATTGATGTAGTAGGCGGCACCTATGAACTGATCTGCGAACAGGACCAAACTAGCGTCATAACTACTGCACTGAGGAGAGTCCCTTGCCAATAAAAACATGTCATTTAACATTCTGATACGTCTCGAGGCTTTATCCCctggaaaaaggaaaaaaaaaaaaatcaaataaaatgcaAGTGAGAGTAACATATAAAgacgggaaaaaaaaaagagagggggAAATGATCACACCTCCGGGAAGAAAGTAGATTCTGGAAGTCCACGTCTTGTCACCACCCAGTAAGGCAGACCCTTtcttgtcatcatcatcatcatcaagataGGCCCAGATAGTAATATTATCACTAAAATACCTTTCAACAAGAGCTGATGAGATAGAGTGGTAGATCTCATCAGGAGTGGAAGAAGGAGGGAAAGGGTAATCCACGGCATCCCAGAAGACGGCTGTCCTAGGCCCTCTGACGGTTGGGATACGCTCTGAGCCATACATACATGCAATAAAGAGAGGTTAAATAAAATaccattttataataaattttcaaaaaatagaaaaatctagaAACAATTTGGGGTCTTACCGGAGAAATCTACCATCTTGGAGACATCTTCTTTGATCTCTACATACTTTTCAAAGGAGATATCATACTCAGACGCATGAGAAGCATATAATTCTTTGAATCTAGGCTTTCCTCCACCTAAAAATCGAGCATTCTCAAGTAGAGAGGCTACACTAAAGAGAAATTCTTCATCAGGGGGCGGCGGCTTTACTAGAAGAACATTGTGACGCCTTGATTGCAAACAGTGCAGAACCCTATGTAACTCCCTTTTTGGTTTtgcaattacaaaataattcgcTGGTCCTGGTCCAATACACGATGCGTGACGAATCATATACAAAGTGATATCGAGCACTTTGTAACCAAAAGCACAATAATACTCGCCTACAAACAGAGAAAGAAATCCGAttagatataataatttaaaatagaaacgACGACGGGCGagcaaaggagagagagagtggtgTGACCTTGGCCTAAGAAGTCATTAGTTACTATGGCCTCGCAGTTGATTTGCTCAGAATACAGATACACGTCTATATACCCATTACGAAAGCCCATTACATGAAGAGCTTTTAAGATATCGCCAAAAACAGGATCAAGATCATCGGTAGGGATTGGGTAGTCCGCATAGACCCCTCACGAAAGCCCATTACATGAAGAGCTTTTAAGATATCACGAAAAACAGGATCAAGATCATCGGTAGTATCTACAGGGATTGGGTAGTCATCCATGTTCCAGTACACGAGCGTCTGCTTCACTACGCACAAACGAATTTacgaaaaaattagaaaaaataaaccaTTACTTCCGCTATAATCGAATCAGATGAAatctaacaaaacaaatttagatGGAGAGAGATCGTACAGGACTCAAAACCGATGGTATCGTCTTCGCCCATGGTTCTGCGGAGATGACGATGAGAATTGGAGAGACCTTCCTTCTAGCTAGGGTTAGACCTTGCTTTCAAGCTGAGATATCTATGAGGGCATATGTTTTTATAGCCCTCTTggatctcaaattttttttttaaaaaaggaaaatatcaaGGGTATTGACAAAATTTCAACGGAACGGATCTGTgcattcttttccttttttttggggAAACCCTAAAAAGTTTTGAAATCCCTGTCTAATTACGTAAATAAATAAGTAACCCAAGAAATTCTATTGTCTATACCAAACGTGAACCCCCTCTATATGTCTGATCATCTTAATTTCTTAGAAGGACTGTTCTCGTAAATTGGTCTTTCAAACCAGTTCGGACATGCTTGTTCATCAGAAGTGTCACACAAGCAACCTGGAAGAGGGTTTGCATAAGATAAATTCACCATAAAAGATAAACCGATGCATCTGACGAAAATTGAAATCTGATTCTGATATTCTGGTTTGACTGGCTGATGTATAGAATACAAAGAAAGAACCATACTAAAACCTCGAGAAAAAAAAGTGACAAAACCACCTGCAAAAGCCCGATTCATTGGAACTGTACACTTTAGAACCCATATTATTAGCACAGTTGATTGTCAAGTGGTAAGGAGACATGGTATATAGCCTTCACAAAACTCATTCTTCCATATAAACGGAACTAGTCATTGGCTTTTTAAACTTTAACTATCAATAAAGTCTTGTGAAGCAAGCAAGATCGGAACATAAGCAAGGTCGTCCAACATCATAATAACCAGAGTATCATCAGCCCTGGGCATGTGCTACTTTAGGCAGCATCCAGTTTAGGCTTTTTGGGAAGAGGCCCTTGTGAGCTTTTGCGAGGTCTATTAAATAGAGACTGTGGCCATTCATCAGGGCTTTCTGATATGTTGCTGTGCTCCCTCGGAATTATCAAGAAAGGATGGTAATTTTGGTGCTCCATGTCCTGAAACAAGTCCATGTAGAAGGGGTCACCTGAGAAATGATTCGAGACTAGGATCAAAAGTCCTGGACAATGGTGCAGAGGAGCGTCTCTACACTGTAGATACATGTCGTTTAACATTCTGACACGTCTATCCcctggataaaaaaaaaagagaaaaaacatcaacatatatagATTACATACACACAAAGAAAAAGGTTGGAATTCACCTGCGGGAAGAAAGTAGATTCTTGAATCCCAAGTCTTGTTACCCAGACACTTATCCCTCCAAGACCGTTCATCGACATAAGCCCAGATTGTAATATTATCATTCGTACCTTTTTTCATAAGAACTGATTTGATTTTCTGGAAGATCTGTTCAGGAGAGAAACAAAGAGGGAATGGGCAATCAATGGCGTCCCAGAAGACGACTGTCCTAGGCCCTTTGACGTGTTTGATACGCTCTGAGCGATGCAAAAGAGGGAGGGAGATTAAATaccatttataattttaaaaaatgacagatgaaatctaaaacaaacaaacaatttaaGATGGTCTTACCTGAGAAATCTAACATTTTCTGGTTGGAGAGATCGCTAACATCATAACTaccatcctcctcctcctcctcctccgagtCATACAGAGGCCGCATCTCTTCAGGAGTTAACTCTTTTTTGGCTCTAGGCTTTCCTCCACCCAAAAATCGTGAATTCTTAAGTAGAGAGTCAACACTAAAAAGACACTTTTCATCAGGTGGCAGCTCTACTAGGAGAACATTGTGACCCCTCGATTTCAAACAGTGCAGAACCCTATGTAACTCACCACCTGGATCAATATTTGGTTTGACGACTACGGCTAAATTTGCAAGTATTGGTGCAGTCTCTTGTAATACAGAGAGCATATAAAAAGTCATATCCAGAGTAGGCCTAGTACCATAATTGCTGTACATTGTTTCGCCTAcataataaatcaaacatttttttagtttagttaaataataaaacaggCATATAATTAAATAGAAGCGACTGAGGAATTTACCATAGGGTAAGTAGAAAATTCTTCCGGCCTTAAACAAGGCTTCTTCGTTGGAGTTGAGTTTCTTACAATCCACATTGATGCTCATTCTCCCCTCAAAGCCCATTTGGTGAAGAGCATGTTCGAAATTATCAACAATAGAACCAAGATCGGTATCCACAGGGACTGGGCAATCATCAATGTTCCAGCAAACGAATGTCTCATTCACtttcacacacacaaaaaaaaaggacaagGCGTAAACGAATTTACGACAGATCGAAATCTAACAAAGAAATTCCTGTtaagaagagatggagagagagagatcttacTGGAATAAAATAAGATGGTCTCGCCTTCTTCGTCCATGGTTCCACCGATGAGGATTGgagactttctctctctataattaGGGTTAGATGAGAGCCTTTAAATGTGTGTCTATGGATGAGAgaggtttttttcttcttcttatgacTGCGTGCCTGGCATATTTTTTGTTGCGTATTCTCAACCGTCAGATTTGtgcattctttttttcttttggggaAACCCTTAGAGCAGCAGCACCCCATTAGGGGTGCTTAAtcacttttttattattaagtagAATTTAAGCATTTCATTAAGAAACTTGTATATATTGATCTTCCAATGCAAGGTGCTTATTATGGAGtgcttaagaaaataaaatatattttttttttgataaaatttatttattacattagacatattaaaagataacattttaaacatagattttaaaaacacattaaaataaagattagatcaataaagaagataaatttgaaaaaaacgTGTGAACTCATTGGTTGTTTTCATCACCTCCAAATCTACGCCAcacatgttcaaccaaatcacctttcagttgttcatgcatttgtcgatcacgaattctagttcgaacacccatcatattggcgatatttgtagggatatctgtagaatacgtgagatcgacatgtgaacttccatTGTCTTCTCCGTGTTGGAAATCGGAAAGATCAAATTGATTGTattcatctcgttcgtcttctactatcatattatggagtatgatacatgcccTCATAATCTtaccaattttgactttatcccaaaaaagtgctggatttttaacgatggcaaagcgagcttgcaagactccaaaagcacgctcgacatcttttcggacagcttcttgatgttgagcaaataaaaccgctTTCGGTNNNNNNNNNNNNNNNNNNNNNNNNNNNNNNNNNNNNNNNNNNNNNNNNNNNNNNNNNNNNNNNNNNNNNNNNNNNNNNNNNNNNNNNNNNNNNNNNNNNNNNNNNNNNNNNNNNNNNNNNNNNNNNNNNNNNNNNNNNNNNNNNNNNNNNNNNNNNNNNNNNNNNNNNNNNNNNNNNNNNNNNNNNNNNNNNNNNNNNNNNNNNNNNNNNNNNNNNNNNNNNNNNNNNNNNNNNNNNNNNNNNNNNNNNNNNNNNNNNNNNNNNNNNNNNNNNNNNNNNNNNNNNNNNNNNNNNNNNNNNNNNNNNNNNNNNNNNNNNNNNNNNNNNNNNNNNNNNNNNNNNNNNNNNNNNNNNNNNNNNNNNNNNNNNNNNNNNNNNNNNNNNNNNNNNNNNNNNNNNNNNNNNNNNNNNNNNNNNNNNNNNNNNNNNNNNNNNNNNNNNNNNNNNNNNNNNNNNNNNNNNNNNNNNNNNNNNNNNNNNNNNNNNNNNNNNNNNNNNNNNNNNNNNNNNNACAAGAAGCCTCCTCCACTCGTTACTGTCCGTGACTTCACAAGGCTACACAAGAAGCCTCCTCCGTGACTTCACAACACTGTCCGTGACTTCACAAGACTACAAGACTAGACAATTCACCTGCAGTAGGACACAAGTTCATTACAACAATCAGTAAACATTCTATAGAACAAATAACTCATTAAATAGAAACAGAGGCATACATGATTAAAATTACTAAGAGATCATTTTACTCATTAAATAGAAACAGAGGCATACATGATTAAAATTACTAAGAGATCATTTTACTCATTAAATAGAAACAGAGGCATACATGATTAAAATTACTAAGAGATCATTTTACTCATTAAATAGAAACAGAGGCATACATGATTAAAATTACTAAGAGATCATTTTACTCATTAAATAGAAACAGAGGCATACATGATTAAAATTACTAAGAGATCATTTTACTCATTAAATAGAAACAGAGGCATACATGATTAAAATTACTAAGAGATCATTTTACTCATTAAATAGAAACAGAGGCATACATGATTAAAATTACTAAGAGATCATTTTACTCATTAAATAGAAACAGAGGCATACATGATTAAAATTACTAAGAGATCATTTTACTCATTAAATAGAAACAGAGGCatacatgatttattttaattaagcaACACAAGCAAGACAAGCAACACAAGCAAGACAAACATAgacttattttaattatacccTAACTCATTaatgagtttcttcttcaaagTTTCTTCATAATCCGCGAGTGGTCCTTCTCTACCAATGAGAGTCTCCAGAAGCTTGATCTTACACAGCTCCTTCTTTATAGTCAAATCCTCCTTCTTCATAGACCACATTGAC
Protein-coding regions in this window:
- the LOC106320735 gene encoding uncharacterized protein LOC106320735, which gives rise to MGFRNGYIDVYLYSEQINCEAIVTNDFLGQGEYYCAFGYKVLDITLYMIRHASCIGPGPANYFVIAKPKRELHRVLHCLQSRRHNVLLVKPPPPDEEFLFSVASLLENARFLGGGKPRFKELYASHASEYDISFEKYVEIKEDVSKMVDFSERIPTVRGPRTAVFWDAVDYPFPPSSTPDEIYHSISSALVERYFSDNITIWAYLDDDDDDKKGSALLGGDKTWTSRIYFLPGGDKASRRIRMLNDMFLLARDSPQCSSYDASLVLFADQFIGAAYYINMLQRLDDIRYHILLVTPTLDINKPETPQWPGLLMDRGAASFALETSKISEAHAAAEEEETPKKLDTHGKLLSETEDMKKPESSECPGRQIDGGSGWGSSEEPCPRKHKAGAAEETSDAAVGVGTS
- the LOC106320737 gene encoding uncharacterized protein LOC106320737 isoform X2 translates to MDEEGETILFYSMNETFVCWNIDDCPVPVDTDLGSIVDNFEHALHQMGFEGRMSINVDCKKLNSNEEALFKAGRIFYLPYGETMYSNYGGELHRVLHCLKSRGHNVLLVELPPDEKCLFSVDSLLKNSRFLGGGKPRAKKELTPEEMRPLYDSEEEEEEDGSYDVSDLSNQKMLDFSERIKHVKGPRTVVFWDAIDCPFPLCFSPEQIFQKIKSVLMKKGTNDNITIWAYVDERSWRDKCLGNKTWDSRIYFLPAGDRRVRMLNDMYLQCRDAPLHHCPGLLILVSNHFSGDPFYMDLFQDMEHQNYHPFLIIPREHSNISESPDEWPQSLFNRPRKSSQGPLPKKPKLDAA
- the LOC106320737 gene encoding uncharacterized protein LOC106320737 isoform X1, with the translated sequence MDEEGETILFYSMNETFVCWNIDDCPVPVDTDLGSIVDNFEHALHQMGFEGRMSINVDCKKLNSNEEALFKAGRIFYLPYGETMYSNYGTRPTLDMTFYMLSVLQETAPILANLAVVVKPNIDPGGELHRVLHCLKSRGHNVLLVELPPDEKCLFSVDSLLKNSRFLGGGKPRAKKELTPEEMRPLYDSEEEEEEDGSYDVSDLSNQKMLDFSERIKHVKGPRTVVFWDAIDCPFPLCFSPEQIFQKIKSVLMKKGTNDNITIWAYVDERSWRDKCLGNKTWDSRIYFLPAGDRRVRMLNDMYLQCRDAPLHHCPGLLILVSNHFSGDPFYMDLFQDMEHQNYHPFLIIPREHSNISESPDEWPQSLFNRPRKSSQGPLPKKPKLDAA